CAATCATGGATATGCCATGTTGTTCCAAGCCTTCCGTTCGAAGTATTCCAGAGCTAGAGTCTAAATTAAATGCAATCAAGGACAAGGCCATCATCGACTTTGCTTTCTGGGGCGGCGTTACTGGAGAAGATGTAAGAAATGATAATTTAGAGCACGTAAAGGCCCAAGCAGATTACGGCGTGTGTGCATTTAAGGTCTATATGACGCCTTCCGTGCCCACTTATGAAAGAGTTACAGACCCAGAGATGCTAGAGGCTTTTAGAGCAGTTGCAAAAACTGGTCTTCCTGTAGGAATTCATGCGGAGAACTACGCCATGTGTGATTATTATGTGAAGAAATTCCAAAAAGAAGGAAGGCTGGATGGGCCAGCTTGGGCGGAAGCGAGACTGGAATTGGCTGAAAAGGCTGCGATTCAACTTGGAATCAGCTTTGCTGAGGAAACCGGTGCAAGACTTCATATCGTTCATATGAGTACAGGAATTGGTGCAAAATTGGTTGGGGAAGCAAAGAAAAAGGGGTTGGATGTGACTTCTGAAACATGTCCTCACTATTTAACCTTGAATTATCAAGATGCCATGACGGAGCATAAGCAGTATGCAAAGATAGCGCCACCACTGAGAACGAAAAGAGATAATGAAGAGTTATGGGAAGGATTGCAAAACGGCAGTGTAGACTTTATCGCCACAGATCACGCACCGTATGAGATCGAAACAGAAAAAGAGGCAGAAGGCGTTAATATCTGGACGGCATTCCCGGGTATTCCTGGGGTAGAAACCATGGTACCAATCCTTGTTAGCGAGGGCTACAACAAAGGTAGATTGACGCTGAGCAGATTGGTTGAGGTACTAAGCACCAGCGCTGCAAAGCAATACGGACTGTATCCAAAAAAGGGTGCAATGCATATCGGCTCCGATGCAGACTTCACCATTATCGATTTAAATAAAGAATGGACCATCGACCAAAAGAAAACCTATTCCATGGCAAAATACAATCCACTTCATGGCATTCAGCTAAAAGGCAAGCCAGTTAAAACAGTGGTACGGGGTACGCTCGTTTACGATGATAAGGAAGGGATTGTAGGAAAAGAAGGCTTTGGACAATTCGTAAAGAGACAAAATATACAGAAATTAGATCGTGTAATCAAATATTAAGGAGGAAATTTTATGCCGAGACATGCTATTTTAGTAATCGATATGTTGAATGATTTTGTGGGAGAAAAGGCACCGCTTCGGTGTCCAGGTGGAGAAACCATCATTCCAGATCTACAAAAACTATTTAAATGGGTTCGTGGAAGAGAAAACGATGATGTACATCTGGTTCATATTCAGGAAGCACACCGTAAAAATGATGCGGACTTTAGAGTAAGACCAGTTCATGCTGTAGATGGTACTTGGGGCTCTGATTTCATCCAGGAACTTTATCCAGAAGAGGGCGAATACATTGTTAAAAAGAGAAGACATAGTGGATTTGCTCATACGGATTTAGATCTTTATCTAAGGGAAGAAAATATCGATACCGTAGTTGTAACTGGTGTATGGACCAACGTTTGTGTAAGAAGTACAGCCACAGATGCCCTTGCAAATGCCTATAAGGTGATTACTTTAAGCGATGGATGTGCATCTAAAACAGAAGAAATGCATGAATATGGATTAAATGATTTGAGCATTTTCACCAAGGTCATGACCATTGACGAATATGTGGCAGCTTGGGAGCGTGGAGAAGACCCTTGGCTAGGTGGCGGCGATCGAGAAAATAAGGTAGAGTAAAGTCTGCAAATGAAGAGATCTAGGGTAAATCTGAGGATATTCTATGGTAAATGCAGATTTACCCAGTCATATACAGTTGCTAGAAAGTGGTGATGCTCGTTGAAAATCATTGTAGGTTTATCGGGTGGAAGCTGTGCCATTTACGGGGTAGGACTTTTAAAGGTCTTAAAGGAATTGGAGATAGAAACCCATTTAGTGGTTTCCACCATGGGAGAGTACGTTGCCAATCATGAGTGTGGTATATCCTTAGAGGAACTAAAGCAGATGGCGACATATTTTCATGAAAATAAAAATCTTGCAGCACCCATTGCTTCCGGCTCATTTAAAACAGATGGCATGATCATCGTTCCTTGCTCCATGCGTACCTTAGGTGCAGTGGCTAATGGTTTATCGGATAACCTACTGACGAGAGCGGCAGATGTGGTGATTAAAGAGCGAAGAAAGCTGGTGGTGGTTCCTAGGGAAACGCCTTTAAGTGTGATTCACTTAGAGAATATGCTGAAGCTTGCAAAGATCGGTGTCACTGTAATGCCCGCTGCTCCGGGCTTTTACCATCAACCAGAAACCATTGGTGATATTGTCAGCATCATGGTAGGAAGGATTTTAGACCAGATGGATATCCAGCACAATCTCTTTAAACCATGGGGAGATTAGAAGAAGGAGGGACGGCGAAAATGGAGGAACAGATGTTAAGGGGTGCTTTAAAAAAGTTAGAGGATAGAGGACAGCTGCTTAAGTGCAACAG
Above is a genomic segment from Alkaliphilus oremlandii OhILAs containing:
- the allB gene encoding allantoinase AllB, which translates into the protein MKYDVIIKNARIPQGDDTMLTNILVKDEKIAGFLQDLEGIEYGREIDAEGNLTIPGCFDSHTHFMDPGFTHRENFLTGTSSAAAGGITTIMDMPCCSKPSVRSIPELESKLNAIKDKAIIDFAFWGGVTGEDVRNDNLEHVKAQADYGVCAFKVYMTPSVPTYERVTDPEMLEAFRAVAKTGLPVGIHAENYAMCDYYVKKFQKEGRLDGPAWAEARLELAEKAAIQLGISFAEETGARLHIVHMSTGIGAKLVGEAKKKGLDVTSETCPHYLTLNYQDAMTEHKQYAKIAPPLRTKRDNEELWEGLQNGSVDFIATDHAPYEIETEKEAEGVNIWTAFPGIPGVETMVPILVSEGYNKGRLTLSRLVEVLSTSAAKQYGLYPKKGAMHIGSDADFTIIDLNKEWTIDQKKTYSMAKYNPLHGIQLKGKPVKTVVRGTLVYDDKEGIVGKEGFGQFVKRQNIQKLDRVIKY
- a CDS encoding cysteine hydrolase family protein, with amino-acid sequence MPRHAILVIDMLNDFVGEKAPLRCPGGETIIPDLQKLFKWVRGRENDDVHLVHIQEAHRKNDADFRVRPVHAVDGTWGSDFIQELYPEEGEYIVKKRRHSGFAHTDLDLYLREENIDTVVVTGVWTNVCVRSTATDALANAYKVITLSDGCASKTEEMHEYGLNDLSIFTKVMTIDEYVAAWERGEDPWLGGGDRENKVE
- a CDS encoding UbiX family flavin prenyltransferase; translated protein: MKIIVGLSGGSCAIYGVGLLKVLKELEIETHLVVSTMGEYVANHECGISLEELKQMATYFHENKNLAAPIASGSFKTDGMIIVPCSMRTLGAVANGLSDNLLTRAADVVIKERRKLVVVPRETPLSVIHLENMLKLAKIGVTVMPAAPGFYHQPETIGDIVSIMVGRILDQMDIQHNLFKPWGD